The following are encoded in a window of Paramagnetospirillum magnetotacticum MS-1 genomic DNA:
- a CDS encoding MoaD/ThiS family protein, with translation MTARLNTCISSPGIGDNSGLAPTISVTVKLFNSLSPYAGGSAPLRLDVPAGTVIGELAARFHVPRDKIFLVLVNGKDVTRQLGAPVNLDRELDDGDEVALSGPVPYSWGYGAPIV, from the coding sequence ATGACGGCACGCCTCAATACATGCATTTCATCTCCTGGTATTGGCGACAATTCCGGCCTTGCTCCCACCATCAGCGTCACGGTGAAGCTGTTCAACAGCCTGTCGCCTTACGCCGGTGGTTCGGCGCCGCTGCGCCTGGACGTGCCTGCCGGAACCGTGATCGGCGAGCTTGCAGCCCGTTTTCATGTGCCTCGGGATAAGATCTTCCTGGTGCTGGTGAACGGCAAGGACGTCACCCGCCAGCTTGGCGCCCCGGTCAATCTGGACCGCGAACTCGACGATGGCGACGAAGTGGCCTTGTCCGGCCCGGTTCCCTATTCCTGGGGCTATGGCGCCCCCATCGTTTAG
- the pqqA gene encoding pyrroloquinoline quinone precursor peptide PqqA: MKWEKPAYCDLRMGFEVTAYVFVR; this comes from the coding sequence ATGAAGTGGGAAAAGCCGGCTTACTGCGATCTGCGCATGGGCTTCGAAGTCACCGCCTACGTTTTCGTGCGCTGA
- a CDS encoding urate hydroxylase PuuD produces the protein MALSSALIDLALRWIHVGGALIWIGHNYANFISRPHFVPFAGDGSGLDPTGHDFQARLAREHGTFRWASVVVWCTGLAMLARAGIVTEALSLSGAAAPIGLGFWIGTLMVANLWLVLWPHQKKVLGFVAAPFEERVRCSRVTFLSARVNTLLSIPLLGLMVGGAHGLLLN, from the coding sequence ATGGCCCTTTCCTCCGCCCTGATCGATCTGGCCCTGCGCTGGATTCATGTGGGCGGCGCCCTGATATGGATCGGGCACAATTACGCCAATTTCATCTCGCGCCCCCATTTCGTCCCCTTCGCCGGGGACGGTTCGGGGCTTGATCCGACGGGCCATGACTTCCAGGCCCGCCTGGCGCGCGAACACGGGACTTTCCGCTGGGCTTCGGTGGTGGTGTGGTGCACCGGTCTGGCCATGCTGGCCCGCGCCGGTATCGTGACCGAGGCGCTGAGCCTGTCGGGCGCCGCCGCTCCCATCGGCCTTGGCTTTTGGATCGGGACCCTGATGGTCGCCAATCTCTGGCTGGTCCTGTGGCCCCACCAGAAGAAGGTCCTTGGCTTCGTCGCCGCCCCTTTCGAAGAACGGGTGAGATGCTCGCGGGTGACGTTCCTGTCGGCCAGGGTCAACACCTTGCTGTCCATCCCGCTGCTTGGGCTGATGGTCGGCGGGGCGCACGGCCTTCTCCTGAACTGA